The following DNA comes from Salvelinus sp. IW2-2015 linkage group LG1, ASM291031v2, whole genome shotgun sequence.
TATGATGCGTCCCTGAAACTGCAAATAATTATATAATMATGCATAGGGACAGAATGTTATTACCATGGTCTAGACTCTAGAGAAATCTAACGTAGTTGATTCAACTAATCGTCAAGCCCTTGATTACACTGGGCTAGATTTACTTGGATTTGCTCTACCTTGTATTGTGGGTGGAACAGTCGATGTTATTGATGCTGATATGGTTGTTGGTTTCAAAGGAATGTCATTGACATCTATGAAATAGAAATGCACAATGGTTATTTTGTATTGCACCTTCAGGCATACACCACTGTTACATGTTACACAGAGGGATTTAAAGAAGAAAGATCAATGACAATGTTCCTTATCATAGTCTGATGGTGCAACCCACTGGGCACgcagttgaatcaacgttgtttcaaatTCATTTGTCAAcctattgtgacatggaatctatGTTGAAAACACGTTTACCAAAAGGAGTCACTGTTCAAGCAGCAATCGTTGGACTGTGGCTTCACATTTTACTTCAATATACCTCTTTAGTTAATGgcatgacattgaatcaatgactttgattcaaacataccattttactatcaacattgaaaggtcaaataaaatatgtctaatcaaatattaaattaataataatttcaaacacCCAATCTTGACTATAGACCCTTTTCCAGTACACGACACACTGACGTCATGCACAGATGCTCGCGACTCTTGGCGGCAGTAAGAAAGCAATTGCCATCTGCgcccattcaacatagcctagatttaGGTTTKtattacttctaaacaaaatgtTAGGGTTCTCATACGCTTACAAATACGTcttgattcttgcttgaacagtctAATATTATTttttggttgtgatctttgcaaaataattattttggatgcagtagtTAGCTGGAATGGTAACGCTCATTGACattggctagcttttgctacagcctaAGAGACATTTTACTAGTTGAAGTTGAAGTGTTTWAAAAAAAAGTATAATGCAATTGATATGCAATGATAATGACAAACATTATATTCATAcaagcaggacattcatacgagccttaaaatccaattataatccaaaagtagtgtgaaatgcactcggAAGCAACATGTAAAGAGGCTTTTTTTTGCTGGCGTTCTAGAAGAACTGCATGTTCTGCCACCAAMTTCCATGCATCGCCCTCGTGcagcaatgtttgcaaacacagaaagggttCTATAGGAAGGAAAAGATTACATTTCTACGTGGAATTTTCTATGCAAATTTCAACAAACATtgttctgatgattatgttgaaatttgattgatgtaacaacctgttagtcaAGTAATTCAttgtatttaagttgaagttttaGCTAAATTACAATGTTTACAACACTGGTTGGAATAACAAACAGTactggttgattactttttgcaaatccaaatgTGTTTTCCATGTCACTCACAATAgggtgacaaattacattgaaacaacattgattcaaccagtggatGCATGCAGTGTCTAGATGTAAGGTGTTCGCAGATCATTTATCAAACATAAATGGAATTCATACCTTTGCATTCAGGACGGAATGAGTTGTATTCACCATCTTCATCGCACTCAATGGATTTGTTTCCAATGAGGGTGTAACCTTCATCACAGGAATACTGTATGACATCCCCATACTCTGGAAACTGTTTGTCAGGCTTCTCTGAGATCATGCCATTCATTATATCAATAGGWTCTTCACAAGTTACCACTGAGGGAGACATACATGGGTGCATTATATTTGTTAGTGCTGAGCGACTAACCAAATTATAATTTTTGGCCTATTAAACTACTAATTGACCAAAGTCTTTTTTGTGAGCCAGATTCGCCGTTTCTCTAGACCGAAATCAAATCATTCACAATAGAAATCAAGTCGAGGGGCAAATCgcaattgcatactccttgcgTCCCATMtcctccttctcaaaacccctttttttttctctcatccaaTATTTTTGAGAAGGAGAGGACGTGAGGAccatgcaattgagattctcccaagaACTATGTGGGATGCTGGGCTAAAGGAAGTTGTAGTTTATTAACACTACATTCATGTGAATTGCAGGGCCCTAATTTTCTGCCTGATTCCATTGAATTTCCCCCAAAATTCTATTCTGTTTTTTCCAGGTTTCTGTTTCCCTCTGTTTTTTCAGGTTTTCCACAAAAATCACTTTAATAGAAAAAATATTCTgaacaaaatgcaacaatttaagattttactgagttacagttcatatgaggaaatcagtcaattgaaataaattcattaggccctaatcgatggatttcacatgaatacagatatgcatctgttggtcacagaaaaaaaaaaaagcctcaatggggctcaggatctcatcacggtatttttgtgcatccAATTGCTAATcaataaatgcaattgtgttcgtagcTTATGGCTGCCCATACCATATTTTTCACATTTAAATTWaaaaaaattataataataattaattctctggcaacagcaccGGTGGACATTCtacattcagcatgccaattgcacgctcgctcaaaacttctgtggcattgtgttgtgacaaaactggccattttagagtggcattttattgtcacaaggtgcacctgtgtaatgatcatggagtttaatcagcttcttgatatgacatacctgtctggtggatggattatctttgcaaaggagaaatgctcactaacagggatgtaaacaaatttgtgggcaaaagttaagagaaatacgctttgtgtgtgtatgtaacatttctgaaatcttttatttcagctcatgaaacgtgggacactttatatatttttgtacagtgtaATTTGGATTTTCTAAGTCCGTAACAGTGCTTCAACCACAACAGGAGACCACTTTTAAGGTCTGGGATTATTATTAAATTGTACTTGttacccaattggtagttacagtcaaTGTTTTGGTAATTGAACGGTCACTATTTTTGGCTCTAAAATAATAATCGAACGGAAACGGCAGTAATTTGTGTTCTTCATTCAAACAAGTTCAATGCCTTAGAYGTCCAAGGTGTGTCAATGGCAAATATGTAAGATTTACCTTCACATCTTGATCTTCCACTCCAACCTGTGGCATAACACTGCCTGTAACTTGATCCCTGAACTTGATAGCTAGAGGTggagagagcatgtgtgtgtgagagagagagagggggggggggggtctggcatTGAATCTTTGTGCAAAATAATTCCCCCATACTATGATGATACATCAGATATTGAAGCATACTCACCCTTTATCACAAATTGCTCTTGCTGAAGCACCAAAAAGCGTCCCTCCCTTATCAAACTCATATGTCAAATGTGGCATCTCCTTGGGTGCACCGCAGTCCTTATCTGAAATGAATAATCAGCGAGGTAATGGAAGCATTAAAACAATCAACCAACAGTAAACGCTCAACAATCGCACTTGACAGAAGAGGGGCTAGTATTTTGCCGCCTACGTTTGCAGATTAATTCCAGGGTGCTCCACTCTCCACTCGTGCAGGTGACGCTTTCAGATCCTTGCTCTTTCATGTAGCCGTTGGCACATTGAAACGTGACTTCCGAGCCCTCCGGAAAATCGTTCTTTAGGAGCGCATCATTCGTTAGAAAGACATTTTGATTTCCCTCCACTTGAGGTTTGGGACATTCAGCTGAGGATATGATACAGTAAAATAGGtaaactccacacacagatataATTACGTTAGCAACGTATGTAGCTCGCTAAGCAAAACATTTTCAGGTAAAACTTCTATCAACCTTATCTAGGAAAGGGTTACCATGGCTAGAAACTCACTCACAATCTCCACTTGTTATAAAGATAAGGCATATCAAGCACTTGGTCCATGaatttgaataaaacattttaaagtcgAATTTATGTGAAGACAAGTCAGTGTCTCGACCTAACAATTTCTCTATCCTTGTTGAGTTTCTATAGCTTACTGATCAGTCCCAGACCATCgacgacttcaactgtgtgttgaTCATTTCACTTTATAGCAACTGTGCGGGGCTTGACGTAACACCACGCGCAGCGTGCCCCTCCCGAGCCAGTGACGTACGTCGGCGAGTTAATCTTTGTTACTCATTCCAATTCTTTGGACACGCCACACCTCTATAGATTAATGCCAAAGTCTAGACCAGTTTGACTAATTCACTACGCAAACACCATATAAAATAATTTGTATCTGAATAATTTATTGGAGACCGAAAAAACGAAGTGAAACCCAATCTGAGACCATCAAGACCCATTTCTAACCCCATTGGCCCTTGGTATAaagtctaataataataataataataataaattgaaaGTAATAACCTAATAATACATCCCAAcgtggaaatgtgggtaatatttgaTTGACATGTTGATCAATGACATTTCAACCAACCTATTCACCCATTTaaaattcccaatgtgttataaCTATATGCTTTCggccatctaaaagcacaacaaaaTTCCAATGAAAACGatcagatttttggtttagttgtcatctaaatgtgttatcacgcacaacaaagttcaaatgggaatataaTGTCAGATAtgttgtatttatacaacaattGAATGTGTTAtgactgtgcttcatctaatagcacataCTGTAGTGCAAGTGATCAGTGCTGTTTGAGATTGTGCYgattattatagcaattgtgaagatctccacagacctgccaCCTTGCATGCAATCCAACCTGGTCTCAGCGCAAAacgtattatattataattagcaactacttagtgagttagctaacccttcccctaaccctataTTTAACCTAActccaaaccctaaccttaagcctaacctaatgtagcatatcatactaaagtagtctaacataacatatcatactgtaTTAAACAGTGGTGGCCGTTTAACATGCGGCAggataattttttaaatttattagcatgttcttatttctattacattatattggatgactgtctttcatattccattcacccagctcaatgtaacatcgatagatttaggctactacatgatacttgaattttgcctatacaacgtaggtgcacagctTGAGAGAAATTTgaataatcaaggtgacagacattgacacattcaataccgccttgcacaatcttgcctgcatgtagctgatctagggtgtagtcattcgtccaacagttgcaaactagagtttctattggacaaattcaggcatGTTTATCgccgtttcattccgtttgcttctgtttacgaaacgtttttcaacagaatcggcggaatgaatacactcaTGATCACAAACAAAAACAGTTAACATTCAtaacagccacatacaaacagcatgatccctttcaTCATTAGATAATTTCTTCTCGCATCaatgcgctctcctcctcaccttttcactttgcttgtggacttcagtgcaaaacacatcagctgtctgtgaccaggcaaaaaaaaataatactttccaagccaa
Coding sequences within:
- the LOC111967924 gene encoding complement decay-accelerating factor-like, whose product is MFYSNSWTKCLICLIFITSGDSECPKPQVEGNQNVFLTNDALLKNDFPEGSEVTFQCANGYMKEQGSESVTCTSGEWSTLELICKHKDCGAPKEMPHLTYEFDKGGTLFGASARAICDKGYQVQGSSYRQCYATGWSGRSRCEVVTCEXPIDIMNGMISEKPDKQFPEYGDVIQYSCDEGYTLIGNKSIECDEDGEYNSFRPECKDVNDIPLKPTTISASITSTVPPTIQVSGTHHSIGEHDTNTATNVNDIPLKPITTSTVPPTIQDFSSSHAAVVGSVIGFVIGAYTHGGD